In Myxococcota bacterium, the sequence GAGCTCGTCGATGAACGCGTCGCGGCCCAGAAACTCGAGGCTGTAGCCCAGCGTGAGCACGTAGTAGCCCACGGCCCGTGACTCGAGCTCGATCAGCAACACGCGGCCGAAGTCGGGGTTCGCCAGGATCCCCTCGAGCGCGCGCCGCACCGCCGGCTCGACGAACGGAATGCGCTCGATGGCCCAGAACTCGCGCACGAACGACAGGAGCGGCTCGAGGTCGCGCGGCCCGGCGACGCGGAAGGCGGGGTTCATGGCGGCGCATTCTAGCCGCGTGGCATCATGGGGCGAGGAGAGCCGATGGCCGGTCCGATCCGCGGCAGCTGCCTGTGCGGCGGCATACGCTGGCAGTTCGAAGGCGACGCCTTCCTGTTCAATCACTGCCACTGCGTGCAGTGCCGCAAGTCGCACGGCGCCGCGTTCGCGAGCAACCTGCACCTGCGCCCGTCGCAGTTCCGCTGGCTGGGCGGCGAGGAGCTGGTGACTCGCTTCGAGTCGAGCCCGGGCGTGCGGCGCAGCTTCTGCGGGCGCTGCGGCGGCAACGTGGCGATCGTGCTCGACGACCAGGTGGTGGTGCCCGCGGCGAGCCTCGACGACCCGCTCGACGGGCGGCCCCAGGTCCACTTCTTCGCGGGCGAGAAAGTCCCGTGGCTCGAGATCGCCGACGGCGTGCCGGCCTTCCAGGCCTGGCCGCCCGCCAACTTCAAAGGAGAGTCCCGATGAACCGACTGCAGGGCAAAGTGGCGCTGGTGACCGGCGCGGCGCGCGGGCTGGGGCTCGCGATCGCGAAGCGCTTCGTCGAAGAAGGCGCGCAGGTCGTGATCAACGACGTCGACCTGGTCGCAGCCGAGAAGGCGGCGGCGCCGCTCGGCGGCCTGGGGCTCGCGGCCGACGTGTCGGACTCCGCGGCCGTGCGGAAGATGTTCGAGACGACGCAGCGCCGCCTCGGCCGGCTCGACGTGCTGGTGAACAACGCCGGTATCTCGGGCGTCGAGAACGACCCCGCGCTGCGCGCGAAGTTCCGCGACAAGCAGCTCCAGCAGGCGGCGGAGCTCGCGGCCGGCGGCCCGGTCAAGACCCACCTCGACGCGGCGGTCGAAGTGACCGACGATGCCTGGCACCGGATGCTCGCGGTGCACCTCGACGGAACTTTCTTCTGCTCGCGCGAGGCGCTGAAGATCATGAACCCGCAGATGTCGGGCTCGATCATCAACATGGGCTCGATCATGGGCACCGCGGGCGGCGCCGGTGCGGTCGCCTACTGCGCGGCCAAGGCAGGCATCCTGGGCTTCACGCGCTCGCTGGCGCGCGAGGTCGTGACCCGCAACATCCGCGTGAACGCGATCGCGCCGGGCTGGATCGACACCGACATGATCGCGTTCCTCGAGCAGATGAAGTCGATCATCGAGGCCTCGACGCCGATGCACCGACTGGGCGAGCCCGACGACATCGCCTGGGCCGCGGTGTATCTCGCCAGCGAGGAGGCCAAGTTCGTGACCGGTCAGGTGCTGTCGCCCAACGGCGGCTGGCACATGAGTCAGTGACTCCGTTCCGCGAGCGGCTCCTAGCCGCGTGGCAGCGCTCGGCCAGCCTGGCCTGCGTGGGGCTCGATCCCGACTCGACCAAGCTCCCGGCGCGTTTTGCGCGCGCCGCGGAGCCGATGTTCGAGTTCAACCGCGAGGTGATCGACGCCACGCACGACCTGGTCTGCGCCTACAAGCCGCAGATCGCCTTCTACAGCGCGGTCGGCGCCGAGCGCGAGCTCGAGAAGACGATCGCGCACATCCGCGCGCGCGCGCCGCAGGCGATCGTGATCCTGGACGCCAAGCGGGGCGACGTGGGCAACACGGCCGCGGCCTACGCGCGCGAGGCGTTCGAGCGCTACGACGCCGACGCAGTCACCGTGAACGCCTATCTCGGCGGCGACTCACTCGCGCCCTTCCTGGCCGACCCCGCGCGCGCCGCGCTGGTCCTGTGCCGCACCTCGAACCCGGGCGCGCGCGACCTGCAGGACCTGCGGGTCGACGGCCAGCCGCTCTACCGGCGCGTGGCCGAGCGCGCCGCGCGCGACTGGAACGCGCACCACAATCTGGGCCTGGTCGTGGGCGCGACCTACCCGCAGGAGCTGGCCGAGCTGCGCCAGGCGCACCCCGAGCTGCCCTTCCTGGTGCCGGGCGTGGGCGCGCAAGGCGGCGACGTGGCCGCGGTGGTCGCGGCGGGCGTCGACCCGAAAGGCCGCGGCCTGTTCATCTCCTCGTCGCGGGCGATCGTGTTCGCGGGCGACGCCGACGCGATCCGCGCCGCCGCGCAGGCCCTGCGCGACGAGATCAACCGCGCGCGCGGCTAGTGCGCTTGCGGAGGCCCCCGGCGCAGGAGCGCTTCACGCGGGGAAACGCTCCCCGACCCACTCCTCGCTGCGCCGCCACAGCGCCTCGGCGCGCGCCGGATCGAGCGCGTAGGCGCGCACGCCCGCGCTCGTCTGCGCGTCCTGGGTGAGCTTGGCGACGCTGCAGTCCTCGCAGTAGCGGCCGCCGATCTCGGCCGCGTCGGCGATGAACGCGGCCCAGACGCTCGTCGCCGCGCCCTGCTCCACCGACTTCATCTTCACCCCGCCGCGCGCCATGCGCGACACGAGCTCTTGCAGGGTCTGCTCGGTGAGGTGTCTCGAGAGCTCGGTGCGGATGCCGCCCGGATGGACCGCGCACGCGCGCACGCCGCGCGGCGCGAGCCGCCGGTCGAGCGCCACGGCGAACAGCACGTTCGCGGTCTTGGAGCGCCCGTAGGCGAGCCACGGGTCGTAGGGCGTGCGTGTGAAGCCGGGGTCTTCGAGGTCCACGTCGGCGAACCGGTGGCCGGACGACGACAGCACCACGACGCGCGCGGGTGCGCCGCGCACGAGCAGCGGCACGAGCCGGTTCACGAGCACGAAGTGACCCAGGTGGTTGGTACCGAACTGGGTCTCGAAGCCGTCGCGCGTCCTGCCCTGCGGCGCGGCCATGACTCCGGCGTTGGCGATCAGCGCGTGCAGCGGCCGGCCCTCGCCCAGCAGCCGGTCCGCACAGGCGCGCACGCTGGCGAGTGACTCGAGGTCGAGCTCGGCCACCTCGACCCGGGCGCCCGGCGCAGCGCCGGCGCGCGCGGCAGCGGCCGCGCGTTCGCCCTTGGCGGCGTCGCGGGCCGTGACGACGACGTGCGCCCCCGCGGCGGCCAGCGCGCGAGCGGTCTCCGCGCCCAGGCCGGCCGAGCCGCCCGTGATCAGGACCCGGCGCCCGGAGAGACTGACTCCCTCGAGCAGCTCGTTCGTGGTGGTCTCGCGCGAGAAGGTTCGGGGCACTCGGGGCTCCTGGCTGTGGGGGAGTCGCGGAAGCTTGGGCAGCGCGGGATCCATCGTAGCCCAGGGCTGCGCGCGGGAGACGTAGAGATTCCGGGCCGGCCGGAACGCCGCCGGGTCGTCGAGGCTGCCGGCGCGGATCGTGACCATCTCGGGCGCCACGCCCGGGCGGCCGAACAGCGGCGACCCGCAGTCGGCGCAGAAGAAGCGCGTGGTCGGATGCCCGCTGTCGGCGGTCACCGTGAAGCCGCGCGGGGCGCCGCGAGTCACTCGAAACGCGTCGGCCGGCACGCCCAGCACGGGGACGAAGCCAGCGCCTAACTCGCGCTGGCAGTCACGGCAGTGGCAACGGGCCGCGAACAGGGGCTCGGCGCTGCACTCGTAGCGGATCGCGCCGCAGGCGCAGCCGCCGCAGAAAGCGGGCATGCGCACAACCTAACACGCGGCTTGGCAGGATCCGCGCGGCGATTGGCCGACGGCGGCGCGAGCCGGCGGCTACCCTCCACGTCATGCGGCTTCTCCGGATCGCGCTCGCGGGAGTCGCCGTGCTCGCCGCGGCGGGCATCGGCGCCGCCCTCTTGGCGCTGCCCGCCGCGCGGCCGCGCGCTGCGGCCCTGCCCGAGATCTCCGAGGCCGAGCGGGCCGCGGTCGTGGCGCAGCTGCGGCCGCCCAAGCGCGCGCGCCCCCTGGTCGCGGTATTCGCCGCGAACGGCGGTACGGAGACCACGGACTTCGTGGTGCCGCTCGGCGTGCTGCGCGCCTCGCACAGCGCCGACGTGCTCGCGGTCGCGCTGCAGGACGCGCCGGTCGAGCTCCACCCCGCGCTGCGCGTGCGGCCGGACCTCGACGTCGCCGCCTTCGACGCGCGCTACGGCGACGGGGCCGACTACGTGATCGTGCCGGCGCTGCACGACGCCAAGGAGCCTGCGGCCCTCGCCTGGCTGCAGGCCCAGGCGCGCAAGGGCGCGACCATGGTCGGCATCTGCGACGGCGGCTGGGTGCTCGGCGCCGCCGGCCTGCTCGACGGCCGCGCCGCCACGAGTCACTGGCTGTGGGTGAGTCGCATGCCGAAGACCTTTCCCGGCATGACCTGGGTCACCGACCGGCGCTACGTGGTCGACCGCGGCGTGGCCACCACCACCGGCATCAGCGCGTCGATCCCGCTGTCGCTCACGTTGGTCGAAGCGATCGCCGGGCCGGAGCGCGCTGCGGAGGTCGCGCGCGAGTTCGGCGTGCCCGGCTTCGGCGCCGGCCACGTGAGCCGCGACTTCGCGCTCGACCGGCCCGCGGTCTTCACCGCAGCGCGCAACCTGCTGGCCTTCTGGAAGCACGAGACGCTCGAGCTCGAGCTGCGAGACGGGGTCGACGAGGTCGCCGTCGCGCTCGCCGCCGACGCCTGGCAGCGCACCTACCGCGCCTCGGTGCGCACGCTCGCGCCCGAGCCCGAGGTCCGCTCGCGCCGCGGCCTGCGCTTCCTGGCCGACGCCACGGGCACGGCCACGCACCCGATCGCGCTCCCGGCCGCGGGCAGCTCGACCGTGGACGCGGTGCTCCGCGACATCGACGCCCGCTACGGAGCACCGACCGCCGACTTCGTGGCGCTCCAGCTCGAATACGAGCCACCTGTCAAACCTCCTGCCCGTTGAGATAGTCTCAGGGGCATGGGTCGGACCAGTGACGCGCGCGAG encodes:
- a CDS encoding SDR family NAD(P)-dependent oxidoreductase, giving the protein MNRLQGKVALVTGAARGLGLAIAKRFVEEGAQVVINDVDLVAAEKAAAPLGGLGLAADVSDSAAVRKMFETTQRRLGRLDVLVNNAGISGVENDPALRAKFRDKQLQQAAELAAGGPVKTHLDAAVEVTDDAWHRMLAVHLDGTFFCSREALKIMNPQMSGSIINMGSIMGTAGGAGAVAYCAAKAGILGFTRSLAREVVTRNIRVNAIAPGWIDTDMIAFLEQMKSIIEASTPMHRLGEPDDIAWAAVYLASEEAKFVTGQVLSPNGGWHMSQ
- a CDS encoding DJ-1/PfpI family protein; the encoded protein is MRLLRIALAGVAVLAAAGIGAALLALPAARPRAAALPEISEAERAAVVAQLRPPKRARPLVAVFAANGGTETTDFVVPLGVLRASHSADVLAVALQDAPVELHPALRVRPDLDVAAFDARYGDGADYVIVPALHDAKEPAALAWLQAQARKGATMVGICDGGWVLGAAGLLDGRAATSHWLWVSRMPKTFPGMTWVTDRRYVVDRGVATTTGISASIPLSLTLVEAIAGPERAAEVAREFGVPGFGAGHVSRDFALDRPAVFTAARNLLAFWKHETLELELRDGVDEVAVALAADAWQRTYRASVRTLAPEPEVRSRRGLRFLADATGTATHPIALPAAGSSTVDAVLRDIDARYGAPTADFVALQLEYEPPVKPPAR
- the pyrF gene encoding orotidine-5'-phosphate decarboxylase, which encodes MTPFRERLLAAWQRSASLACVGLDPDSTKLPARFARAAEPMFEFNREVIDATHDLVCAYKPQIAFYSAVGAERELEKTIAHIRARAPQAIVILDAKRGDVGNTAAAYAREAFERYDADAVTVNAYLGGDSLAPFLADPARAALVLCRTSNPGARDLQDLRVDGQPLYRRVAERAARDWNAHHNLGLVVGATYPQELAELRQAHPELPFLVPGVGAQGGDVAAVVAAGVDPKGRGLFISSSRAIVFAGDADAIRAAAQALRDEINRARG
- a CDS encoding SDR family NAD(P)-dependent oxidoreductase, with product MPRTFSRETTTNELLEGVSLSGRRVLITGGSAGLGAETARALAAAGAHVVVTARDAAKGERAAAAARAGAAPGARVEVAELDLESLASVRACADRLLGEGRPLHALIANAGVMAAPQGRTRDGFETQFGTNHLGHFVLVNRLVPLLVRGAPARVVVLSSSGHRFADVDLEDPGFTRTPYDPWLAYGRSKTANVLFAVALDRRLAPRGVRACAVHPGGIRTELSRHLTEQTLQELVSRMARGGVKMKSVEQGAATSVWAAFIADAAEIGGRYCEDCSVAKLTQDAQTSAGVRAYALDPARAEALWRRSEEWVGERFPA
- a CDS encoding GNAT family N-acetyltransferase, producing the protein MNPAFRVAGPRDLEPLLSFVREFWAIERIPFVEPAVRRALEGILANPDFGRVLLIELESRAVGYYVLTLGYSLEFLGRDAFIDELYVREAWRGRGLGTQALAHAAALCADLGVGALHLEVDHVNPRARALYERSGFAVHERALMTRRI
- a CDS encoding GFA family protein, producing MAGPIRGSCLCGGIRWQFEGDAFLFNHCHCVQCRKSHGAAFASNLHLRPSQFRWLGGEELVTRFESSPGVRRSFCGRCGGNVAIVLDDQVVVPAASLDDPLDGRPQVHFFAGEKVPWLEIADGVPAFQAWPPANFKGESR